From the Micromonospora echinofusca genome, the window TCAGGTCGGCGCGCCCGTCGGGGCGCATCACCACCAGGCTCAGCCCCCGGTCGGCCAGCTCCGCCGGGGTCCACTCCAGCCCGCCGATCCCCTCGCGTACCCAGAAGGGCTGCCCGATCGGCGCGGGAGCGGCGGACGGCGCGGGACCGGCGGACGGCGCGGGACCGGCGGACGGCGCGGGACCGGCGGACGGCGCGGGACCGGCGGACGGCGCGGGACCGGCGGGCTCCAGCCGGACCGGCAGCGGCCCTCGGGCCAGCGCCACCCGGCGCACCTCCGCGTGCGCGACGGGGTCGAGCCAGCGCCGCACCTCGTCGGTCGGGGCCAACCCGACGAAGGCCGGGCCGTCGGGCGTCCGGGCGTCCAGCCGGAGCCGGGCCTGCCCGGCGCGGGCGAACGGCGCCTCGGCCCGCAACAGCTCGTCGACGTCCCGGACGACCACCGCGTGGCCCGGGGTCTGGACGGTCTCGAACCGGGCGCTGAAGGCACCACCGGGGTCGGTCTGCCGGGCGAGCAGCGCGAGCGCCCCGCCGGTCAGCAGCCCCGTGATCCCGACCGTCAGCAGCAGCATGGCGGCGAGCACCCGCACGAACCGCATTCGCCTCGTCCCCCTCCGTAGCCGGATACCCGGCCGACCTTACCGACGAGGGGCGACTGATCAGCGGATATCCACGGCACGGGCCCGGAAAGCAGCCGGCCCGCCGGGTGGTCCGACGGGCCGGGCAGCGGTGCGGGGTGGCTCACTCCCGCGACGTCGGCGCCCGCCGCGTACGCGAGAAGGCGAGCCCGCCGAGCAGCAGGCCGCCCACGCCGGCGACCAGGCCCGCGACCGCGAGCCCGGTGGCCACTCCGTCGCTCTCGGCGTCGTCATCGTCGTCGTCGGCCTGCGGCGCGGCGGCGCCGGTGGGGGCGGCCGACGGCGAGGCCGCCGTCAGGTTGAGCACGGGGGCGGGGGTCTCCGGCTCCTCGCCGCCGGGGAGCGGCTCCTCGATCCACCGCTGCACGTTGCCGTCGGAGTAGGTCTGCAACGTCTTGAAGACCATCGTCTCGACCTGCGGCAGCGGCCCCATCGAGACCGGGAACTCCTGGAACTGGCCGGGCTTGACCCCCGCGGCCCCGGCCGCCGTCCAGGTGATTCTGGAGACGACCTCGCTGAGCTGGCTGCCGTGCACCTCGACCGGCGGGTCCACCTTTCGCTTCTCCACCGCCACCGTCCAGCCGGGCACCGGCATGGTCGACACGGAGCCCACGGGCGCGTTCTCCGGCAGAACCACCTCCAGCTTCGTGGTGGAGGCCGTGTCGCTCTCGTTCGGCACCCGGAAGGCGAACCGGCCGTAGCCGCCCTGCGTGGCCTCCTGCGGGTCGACCGTGACGTGGGCCGAGGCGGGCGCCGCGAAGCCGAGGACGGCGGTGGCGACGGCGCCGAGCGCCAGGGCGGCGGCGGCGCTTGCGGTACGCCGGAGACGGATCATGGTGCGAGCCTTCCTGTTACCTGATCGGCACGGTGGCGGTCACCGTGGCCTGGTCGATGTCCGACGTGCGGACGGTGATGCGCAGCTGCCACTCCCCGGCGGCCGGGAAGTTGATCTCGCCGGTGGCGTGGTTGTCGGTCAGTGGCAGCAGCGGGACCTGGATGGGCTCGATCCCCGCCGCCGGCAGGGCGGCCGTGGCCCGCCACTCCACCACCGGCTGGGGCCGGTTGTCCTTCGTGTACGCGTAGAAGTGCACGGTGTTGTTGCCCCGCTCGGCCGGGTCCAGCTCGATCTGGAGCGAGTAGTTCGGGCTGGACAGCGTCGTGGAGAAGTAGCGGGGCGTCGAGCCGGCCACGTCGGCGCCGGCGGTGCGGGCGGGGGTGGTCTGCACCAGGACGGCGGACAGGCCGAGGACCACCGCCGTGATCGCCAGCTCCGCCCAGACCGCCCGCCGCATCGACGTCGGCCGGCCGGCCGCGGTGCGCCGGCGCACCAACTGCCGCGAGTACGCGGCCACCGCGATCACCAGCACGAAGAGCGCGATCTTGCCCAGCACCAGCCGCCCGTAGAAGGTGTCGACCAGCGCGCGGGGGGTGGCCACCTCGATCAGCGCCTGTACGGTGCCGGCGAGCAGCAGCACCGAGACGGCCAGCGCCGCCCAGCGCGACCAGATCGGCAGGATCGCGCCCAGCTCCCGCTCGTCGGCCCGGGGCAGCAGGAAGACCGCGAGCAGCACGAGCCCGCCCAGCCAGACCGCCATGCCGCCCAGGTGCACGGCGTCGACGACCACGGAGACCGCCGGGGCGGGCGAGGCCGCCGGGTGCCCGGCCAGCGGCCAGGTCACCAGCGCCGCCGCCCCGAGTACGCCCAGGATGACCAGGTCGCTGCGTTCGACCGGCCCCGCCATCAGGGGCCGGAGCAGGAACGCCGCCGCCGCCAACAGGCCCAGCCGGACCAGGTGCGCGGCGCCGAAGGCGCTGCCCAGCACGTCGCTGAGCCCCTGGCCGGTGACGTCGAGCACGCCGCCGCCGGCGGTGTACGGCACCTGGAGCAGGAGGTTCGCCACCGTGGAGACCGCCAGCAGGCCGAGCCCCGCCCAGGCCAGGCGGGCCGGGCCCCGCCGGGGCAGCCGCCGGGGCCAGAGCGCGGCGAGCACCAGCGCCGAGCCGACGAGCAGCAGCAGGCCGACGTAGCCGGCGTACTTGGCGACCTTGACCGCGTTGCCGACGACCGGGTCGGCCCGGCTGTCGTCCCCGCTGTCGACCGGGGGCGTCGAGGGCGCGCCGACGGAGTAGGTGAACGCGCCCGAGACGGGATGGCTGTCGGCGGAGATCACCCGGTAGCTGACCAGGTAGGTGCCGCGTGCCCCGGCGGGGTCGACCGGCACGGTGACCACGGTGCCCTCGAAGGTCGGTTCGCCGCGGTCGGCGCGGGACCCGTCCGGTGCGATCACCCTGATCTTGCCGGGCACCTTGCGGACGGACTCGCTGAACGTGAGCACGACCTCCGCCGGCGCGTTCGACACCACGGCCGAGGCGATCGGGCTGCTGCTCACCAGCACCGCGTGGGCGCTGGCGGGGCCGGCGGGTGCGATCAGCAGGGCGACGACGGTGACCAGCAGCCCGGCGATGGCGAGCAGCCGGGCGATCGGGCGGCGGTTGGCGACGTTCATGCCGGCAATGCTCTCGAATCCGACCGGTCCGGCGCGACTCCAACCATGCCCGATGCCGCCGGCGCGACCGCGAGCGACGATGCCGGTACCCGTCCGGCCGCGCCCACGTCCGGCGGATTCGCGCCCGGCCCGGTCGGCGCGGCGTCAGCCATGGTGGGCCAGGAGGGCGGCCGACGGCCGGCGGTCCGGCTCGTCGCTGACCCGACCCAGCGCCCAGAGCAGCCCCGCCTGCACCACGGCGGCCAGGTGGCCGACCTCGTGCACCAGGGCGGTCGTCGAGTTCGCGATGTCCACCGCGCTGGTGCCGGCCAGGCAGACCGCCAGCACCAGTGCCACCGGTACGAACGCGCGGGCCCGCTCGGGCCGCCACGCGGCGAGCGCGAAGCCGACGGCCAGC encodes:
- a CDS encoding copper resistance CopC/CopD family protein — translated: MAGMNVANRRPIARLLAIAGLLVTVVALLIAPAGPASAHAVLVSSSPIASAVVSNAPAEVVLTFSESVRKVPGKIRVIAPDGSRADRGEPTFEGTVVTVPVDPAGARGTYLVSYRVISADSHPVSGAFTYSVGAPSTPPVDSGDDSRADPVVGNAVKVAKYAGYVGLLLLVGSALVLAALWPRRLPRRGPARLAWAGLGLLAVSTVANLLLQVPYTAGGGVLDVTGQGLSDVLGSAFGAAHLVRLGLLAAAAFLLRPLMAGPVERSDLVILGVLGAAALVTWPLAGHPAASPAPAVSVVVDAVHLGGMAVWLGGLVLLAVFLLPRADERELGAILPIWSRWAALAVSVLLLAGTVQALIEVATPRALVDTFYGRLVLGKIALFVLVIAVAAYSRQLVRRRTAAGRPTSMRRAVWAELAITAVVLGLSAVLVQTTPARTAGADVAGSTPRYFSTTLSSPNYSLQIELDPAERGNNTVHFYAYTKDNRPQPVVEWRATAALPAAGIEPIQVPLLPLTDNHATGEINFPAAGEWQLRITVRTSDIDQATVTATVPIR
- a CDS encoding YcnI family copper-binding membrane protein, with amino-acid sequence MIRLRRTASAAAALALGAVATAVLGFAAPASAHVTVDPQEATQGGYGRFAFRVPNESDTASTTKLEVVLPENAPVGSVSTMPVPGWTVAVEKRKVDPPVEVHGSQLSEVVSRITWTAAGAAGVKPGQFQEFPVSMGPLPQVETMVFKTLQTYSDGNVQRWIEEPLPGGEEPETPAPVLNLTAASPSAAPTGAAAPQADDDDDDAESDGVATGLAVAGLVAGVGGLLLGGLAFSRTRRAPTSRE